The following are from one region of the Pectobacterium actinidiae genome:
- a CDS encoding ATP-grasp domain-containing protein, whose protein sequence is MNIIYPSDYFDDSKVDEIFEAEYHSAQESGLSCLLLSTQHASSGKYRFSGKFESGMPVIWRGWMLKYDEYKKLSNAVTQNSSNMLVSLEDYISSHHITGWYNSCEKYTPETVFLKEDDDIDQITCQLKWPAYFVKDYVKSLTTSRGSIATNAEEIREIIASIKQFRGDIEGGISLRKVEEIIKTSERRYFSFRNNVYSSDGILPERVIEIAQHIRSPFFSIDMAENTSGELRLIEIGDGQVSDTKEWNVDKFVQIFINTQ, encoded by the coding sequence ATGAATATAATTTACCCTAGTGATTACTTTGATGATTCCAAAGTGGATGAGATTTTTGAAGCGGAATACCACTCCGCGCAAGAAAGTGGTTTATCGTGCCTATTACTCTCGACACAGCATGCATCCAGTGGGAAATACAGGTTTTCAGGAAAGTTTGAATCTGGTATGCCTGTCATTTGGCGAGGCTGGATGCTCAAATATGATGAATATAAAAAATTGAGCAATGCCGTGACTCAGAATAGCAGTAACATGCTCGTTTCTTTAGAGGATTATATCTCAAGCCATCATATTACGGGATGGTATAACTCATGCGAGAAATACACGCCAGAGACCGTTTTCTTAAAAGAAGATGATGATATCGATCAGATTACTTGCCAGCTAAAATGGCCCGCCTATTTTGTTAAAGACTATGTGAAGTCGCTTACCACATCCAGAGGTTCTATCGCTACAAATGCTGAAGAGATCCGAGAAATAATAGCCTCTATTAAGCAATTTCGTGGCGACATTGAAGGCGGAATTAGTCTGAGAAAAGTTGAAGAGATTATAAAAACCAGCGAAAGGCGCTATTTTTCCTTTAGAAATAACGTTTACTCTTCTGACGGTATTCTTCCAGAACGTGTTATTGAAATAGCACAACATATCCGCTCACCCTTTTTCTCGATTGATATGGCTGAAAACACTTCTGGTGAACTTCGCCTGATAGAAATTGGTGATGGACAAGTCTCTGATACAAAAGAATGGAATGTCGACAAGTTTGTTCAAATATTTATTAATACACAGTAG
- a CDS encoding bacteriocin immunity protein has protein sequence MELKRSISDYTEAEFKKIIEAIINCEGDEKVQDNNLEHFVSVTEHPSGSDLIYYPEDNNNGSPEAIIKEIKEWRAKNGKFGFKVG, from the coding sequence ATGGAACTGAAAAGAAGTATTAGTGATTACACTGAAGCCGAATTCAAAAAAATTATTGAGGCGATCATCAATTGTGAAGGTGATGAGAAAGTTCAGGATAATAATCTTGAGCACTTTGTCAGTGTTACTGAGCATCCTAGTGGTTCAGATCTAATTTATTATCCAGAAGACAATAATAATGGAAGTCCTGAAGCCATTATCAAAGAGATTAAGGAGTGGCGCGCTAAAAATGGCAAGTTTGGATTTAAAGTAGGCTAA
- a CDS encoding DUF7677 family protein translates to MKLSHSFSSALRTFAYFMASGTQNTLKGIDYLSLYGEEPSAFEQVFAIYANVLELDEDGNVLNAKYAEKRATDYLRHYCDPSFTVEPPYEDWEVELH, encoded by the coding sequence ATGAAGTTAAGCCATAGCTTTAGCAGTGCATTAAGAACCTTTGCCTATTTCATGGCCAGCGGCACCCAAAATACGCTTAAAGGCATTGATTACCTTTCATTGTACGGTGAAGAGCCCAGCGCGTTTGAACAGGTTTTTGCTATTTACGCCAATGTGCTAGAACTGGATGAAGACGGCAACGTATTGAACGCCAAATATGCCGAAAAACGCGCTACAGACTATTTACGACACTACTGCGACCCCAGTTTCACCGTCGAACCGCCTTATGAAGACTGGGAAGTTGAGCTGCATTAA
- a CDS encoding colicin immunity domain-containing protein gives MSNKLIDFARSFVESKINADKFSDSYILMWKEERDSNRLSIDGKEVDEASSGIFCLADCYNPEPDRENYEFDEIGLREEVKTTLKNFKLL, from the coding sequence ATGAGCAATAAACTTATTGATTTTGCGAGAAGTTTTGTTGAATCTAAAATTAATGCTGATAAATTTTCAGACTCATACATTCTCATGTGGAAAGAGGAGAGAGATAGCAATAGGCTGTCAATCGATGGAAAAGAAGTAGACGAAGCATCATCTGGTATTTTTTGCTTGGCCGATTGCTATAATCCAGAACCGGATCGTGAAAATTACGAATTTGACGAAATTGGTCTGAGAGAAGAAGTAAAAACCACATTGAAAAACTTCAAGCTTCTTTGA
- the pspG gene encoding envelope stress response protein PspG has protein sequence MLEIFFVIGFFIMLMLTGVSLLGVIAALFVASLFMLIGGLFSLAIKVLPWLILAVVAVWLWRKFSGRPVYNSHRYTYRKYTYRQRNGNEW, from the coding sequence ATGTTGGAAATTTTCTTCGTTATTGGCTTTTTTATCATGCTGATGTTAACGGGCGTGTCACTGCTGGGCGTGATTGCAGCACTGTTTGTGGCGTCCCTTTTTATGTTGATTGGTGGGCTGTTTAGCCTCGCGATTAAGGTGCTGCCATGGCTGATTTTAGCTGTTGTGGCGGTGTGGCTGTGGCGCAAATTTAGCGGGCGACCCGTCTACAACTCGCACCGTTATACCTATCGGAAATACACTTATCGTCAGCGCAATGGGAATGAGTGGTAA
- the dusA gene encoding tRNA dihydrouridine(20/20a) synthase DusA — translation MTDVKSGTHHTVSADSRASRLNRFSIAPMLDWTDRHCRYFLRQLSSQTLLYTEMVTTGAILHGKGDYLAYSEEEHPLALQLGGSDPQALAQCAKLAEQRGYDEVNLNVGCPSDRVQNGRFGACLMGEAALVADCIKAMKDSTSIPITVKTRIGIDDQDSYEFLCEFIQTVAERGECDTFIVHARKAWLSGLSPKENREIPPLDYPRVYQLKRDFPMLTLAINGGVKTLEEAKTHLQHLDGVMMGREAYQNPGILAQVDRELFGIDAATPDLAGVVRTMYPYIERELSGGASLGHITRHMLGMFQGIPGARQWRRYLSENAHKPGADAAVVERALALVNLV, via the coding sequence ATGACCGACGTAAAATCAGGTACACACCACACGGTATCAGCCGACTCTCGCGCTTCTCGCCTTAACCGCTTCTCCATCGCGCCAATGCTCGACTGGACCGATCGTCATTGCCGTTACTTTCTTCGCCAGTTAAGCAGCCAGACGCTGCTGTATACCGAAATGGTAACGACAGGTGCAATTCTTCACGGTAAAGGCGACTATCTCGCTTATAGCGAAGAAGAACATCCGCTGGCGCTACAGCTCGGCGGTAGCGATCCGCAAGCGCTGGCGCAGTGTGCCAAACTGGCAGAACAGCGCGGCTATGATGAAGTCAACCTGAACGTCGGCTGCCCGTCTGACCGCGTGCAGAATGGCCGTTTCGGTGCCTGCCTGATGGGAGAAGCCGCGCTGGTAGCAGACTGCATTAAAGCGATGAAAGACAGCACTTCCATTCCGATTACGGTGAAAACTCGCATCGGTATTGACGATCAAGACAGCTATGAATTCCTGTGCGAATTTATTCAAACCGTCGCTGAACGCGGAGAGTGCGATACCTTTATCGTTCACGCGCGCAAAGCCTGGCTTTCGGGTCTTAGCCCGAAAGAGAATCGGGAGATTCCACCGCTAGATTATCCGCGCGTTTACCAGCTCAAACGTGATTTCCCAATGCTCACCCTCGCCATCAACGGCGGCGTCAAAACGCTGGAAGAAGCCAAAACGCATTTACAGCATCTGGACGGCGTGATGATGGGTCGTGAGGCTTACCAGAATCCCGGTATTCTGGCGCAGGTTGACCGTGAACTATTTGGTATCGACGCCGCCACGCCGGATTTGGCTGGCGTGGTACGAACCATGTATCCCTATATCGAGCGCGAACTCTCTGGCGGCGCGTCTTTAGGCCACATTACGCGCCACATGCTCGGCATGTTTCAGGGCATCCCCGGTGCACGTCAGTGGCGACGCTATCTGAGTGAAAACGCCCACAAACCCGGTGCCGATGCTGCGGTGGTAGAGCGTGCGCTAGCGCTGGTTAACTTGGTTTAA